The Naumovozyma dairenensis CBS 421 chromosome 1, complete genome genome includes a region encoding these proteins:
- the ATP3 gene encoding F1F0 ATP synthase subunit gamma (similar to Saccharomyces cerevisiae ATP3 (YBR039W); ancestral locus Anc_3.241), translating into MLPSIFGNTLRTRMAMVGLNTIPSIRPQLARNYATLKEVETRLKSIKNIEKITKTMKIVASTRLSKAEKAKVSAKRVDEADRQFYENAKTKQLISEDSTEPPKELIIAITSDKGLCGAIHSHLARKVRSHLIDAPNADVVAIGDKIRMQLLRSHPSNVKIGINGVGKDAPTFEESSAIVDKIITELNARQYPKISIYYNDPISSLSFEAKNKLMFTPAAIEQSPALGKFDIDNDANVPLDLFEYTFTNQILTAMANGYAAEISARRNAMENASKNAGEMINKYQILYNRTRQAVITNELVDIITGASILN; encoded by the coding sequence ATGCTACCTAGTATTTTCGGTAATACGTTACGTACTCGAATGGCTATGGTAGGCCTTAATACTATACCATCTATTCGTCCACAATTAGCCAGAAATTATGCGACTTTGAAAGAAGTTGAAACTCGTTTGAAAtcaatcaaaaatattgaaaaaattacaaaaactATGAAAATTGTTGCCTCGACAAGATTAAGTAAAGCTGAAAAGGCTAAAGTATCAGCAAAGAGAGTCGATGAAGCAGACAGACAATTTTACGAAAACGCTAAGACTAAACAATTGATCTCAGAGGATAGTACTGAGCCTCCAAAGGAATTAATTATTGCCATTACTTCAGATAAGGGGTTATGTGGGGCTATTCATTCTCATTTAGCAAGAAAAGTTAGATCTCACTTAATAGATGCACCAAACGCAGATGTTGTTGCCATCGGAGATAAAATTAGGATGCAATTGTTAAGGAGTCACCCGTCGAATGTCAAAATAGGTATTAACGGTGTCGGGAAGGATGCACCAACCTTTGAAGAATCATCAGCCATCGTTGATAAAATCATCACCGAATTGAATGCAAGACAATATCCAAAGATCAGTATTTACTATAATGATCCAAtctcttcattatcttttgaagctaaaaacaaattaatgTTTACTCCTGCAGCTATTGAACAGTCCCCTGCTTTGGGAAAGTTTGATATTGACAATGATGCTAATGTTCCATTGGACTTATTCGAATATACATTTACCAATCAGATTTTAACAGCAATGGCAAACGGTTATGCAGCAGAAATTTCAGCAAGAAGAAATGCTATGGAAAATGCCTCAAAGAATGCAGGTGAAATGATTAACAAATACCAAATTCTTTACAATAGAACAAGACAAGCTGTCATCACAAATGAATTGGTTGACATTATTACTGGTGCTTCTATtttgaattag
- the HMT1 gene encoding protein-arginine omega-N methyltransferase HMT1 (similar to Saccharomyces cerevisiae HMT1 (YBR034C); ancestral locus Anc_3.233), protein MSKTTKDESATDKQTLSHTEQHYFDSYDHYGIHEEMLQDSVRTLSYRNAIIQNKDFFKDKIVLDVGCGTGILSMFAAKHGAKHVIGVDMSSIIEMARELVELNGFSDKITLLRGKLEDVELPFKKVDIIISEWMGYFLLYESMLDTVLYARDNYLVEGGLIFPDKCSIHVVGLEDSEFKQEKINYWHDVYGFDYSPFIPLIMREPIVDTVESTLVNTTRCKLIEFDLNTVTLEDLSFEANFQLEAKRKDWISGLICWFDTVFPAPKGKKPVEFSTGPHAPYTHWKQTVFYLSDDLECEVGDVLKGKLICSPNDRNNRDLDVKIDYEFVPKGSKERAKKNENTYLMH, encoded by the coding sequence ATGAGTAAAACTACCAAAGATGAATCTGCTACTGATAAGCAAACGCTAAGTCATACTGAACAACATTATTTCGATTCATATGATCATTATGGTATCCACGAAGAAATGTTACAAGATTCAGTTCGTACTTTATCCTATAGAAACGCTATCATTCAAAACAAGGATTTCTTTAAGGATAAAATTGTCTTAGATGTCGGCTGTGGTACTGGTATTCTTTCCATGTTCGCTGCTAAACATGGCGCTAAACATGTCATCGGTGTCGATATGTCTAGTATCATTGAAATGGCTAGAGAATTGGTCGAATTGAATGGATTCTCAGATAAGATTACTTTATTACGTGGTAAATTGGAAGATGTCGAATTACCATTTAAGAAAGTCGATATCATTATCTCGGAATGGATGGGTTATTTTTTACTTTATGAATCTATGTTAGACACTGTCTTATATGCTCGTGATAATTATTTAGTTGAAGGTGGGTTAATTTTCCCTGATAAATGTTCCATCCATGTTGTTGGATTAGAGGATTCTGAATTCAAGcaagaaaagattaattACTGGCACGACGTTTATGGATTTGATTATTCCCCATTCATCCCATTAATTATGAGGGAACCTATCGTGGACACCGTGGAGAGTACTTTGGTTAATACCACCAGAtgtaaattaattgaattcGATTTAAATACAGTCACATTGGAAGATCTTTCGTTCGAAGCTAACTTTCAATTGGAAGCTAAAAGGAAAGATTGGATCAGCGGTCTCATTTGCTGGTTCGATACCGTTTTTCCAGCCCCAAAGGGTAAGAAACCAGTGGAGTTTTCTACTGGTCCACATGCTCCATATACTCATTGGAAACAAACCGTTTTTTATCTAAGTGATGATTTGGAATGTGAAGTCGGTGACGTATTAAAGGGTAAGTTGATCTGTTCCCCAAACGATCGTAACAACAGAGATTTGGATGTTAAAATTGATTACGAATTTGTCCCTAAGGGGTCCAAAGAAAGAGCAAAGAAGAATGAAAACACCTATTTGATGCATTGA
- the PDX3 gene encoding pyridoxamine-phosphate oxidase PDX3 (similar to Saccharomyces cerevisiae PDX3 (YBR035C); ancestral locus Anc_3.236) — protein sequence MAEDPNRTQTPIIFAPKTYQYDKLTLSESQLKPDPLDQFTLWFEEAKEDPRETLPEAITFSSAELPSGRVSSRILLFKELDHRGFTIYSNWGTSRKAMDIKSNPHGAINFFWKDLQRQVRVEGFTEYVNRQTSERYFHTRPRGSKVGAWSSPQSQVLKDRQELEDLVKKNNERFAGVEDVPCPEFWGGLRIVPLEIEFWQGRPSRLHDRFVYRRKTEHDPWEIVRLAP from the coding sequence ATGGCTGAAGATCCAAACAGAACACAAACACCAATAATTTTCGCTCCAAAGACTTATcaatatgataaattaaCATTGAGCGAATCCCAATTGAAACCAGATCCATTAGATCAATTCACATTATGGTTTGAAGAAGCCAAAGAGGATCCAAGAGAAACGTTACCTGAAGCAATCACATTTTCATCTGCAGAATTACCAAGCGGTAGAGTATCATCGAGAATCTTATTgtttaaagaattagatCATCGTGGATTTACTATTTATTCCAACTGGGGTACTTCAAGAAAGGCAATGGATATAAAATCAAATCCACATGGTGCTATTAACTTTTTTTGGAAGGATTTACAAAGACAAGTTAGAGTGGAAGGTTTCACGGAATATGTGAACCGTCAAACTTCTGAAAGATATTTCCATACAAGACCACGCGGATCTAAAGTTGGCGCTTGGTCTTCTCCTCAATCACAAGTGTTGAAAGATAGACAAGAATTAGAGGATTTAgttaagaaaaataatgaaagattCGCTGGAGTGGAAGATGTACCTTGTCCTGAATTTTGGGGTGGATTAAGAATCGTTCCACtagaaattgaattctGGCAAGGAAGACCAAGCCGTTTACATGATCGTTTTGTCTATAGAAGGAAAACTGAACATGATCCATGGGAAATTGTTAGATTAGCTCCATGA
- the YAT1 gene encoding carnitine O-acetyltransferase YAT1 (similar to Saccharomyces cerevisiae YAT1 (YAR035W); ancestral locus Anc_3.176) codes for MTDKKIHPTAVTAALTPDTASKPLNERLPIPPLEDTLQRFLARIEPLQDEKQNRKTKKIVNSVENIDLLKTLHEKLLQYDTNLANLKPESSFIEQFWYDSYLEYDASVVLNVNPFFQLQDDPTITKEEILENGPYGCHTLQIKRTSKLVISILKFIKQIRHNTLKPDLVRGGKSLSMDQYDKLFGSSRIPPGPGEQTCHLQTDTTSHHVIIMYKSQFYWFDVLDVNNEPIFETSDELEWNLYSIIMDVEKHKHHDEEENLLPFGVFTTESRRVWSNIRDYIFHANDSTNWKNLKIIDSALFVICLDDVIFGAEDNDELAKSMLCGTSKIELDQQKSTVPLNIQSGTCLNRWYDKLQLIVTKNGKAGFNFEHTGIDGHTVLRLATDIYTDSILSFAREITKDVPDIFEAQMGSNNNKHHHHNQKQFGVETKTPNKANLITIPRTLEWKIDKFLLSSLHFAETRISDLISQYEFVTLDFEKFGSFHIKSVFKCSPDAFVQQIFQIAYYALYGKFETTYEPAMTKLFQNGRTEAIRSVTPFSKRFVKSLFDKNATDEQRKQFLQESCKEHSKITRECSMGLGQDRHLYALYCVWNEWYKDTLPLPPIFKDRSWTLLNTNVLSTSNCGNPCLKNFGFGPVTANGFGIGYVIRDNSISIVVSSRHRQTKRFASLMEKSFLEIDHIFSKDYKTDQDNYLMGMHNKNDGNLTHNKSEDLKYLLSGYDYFDVSVSG; via the coding sequence ATGACTGATAAAAAAATCCACCCAACAGCAGTGACAGCTGCTTTAACACCTGATACAGCATCTAAACCTTTGAATGAAAGATTACCTATCCCTCCCTTAGAAGATACTCTACAACGGTTCTTAGCAAGAATTGAACCATTACAAGATGAAAAGCAAAACAGGAAAACTAAAAAGATTGTCAATTCAGTGGAAAATATCGACCTTTTGAAGACTTTACATGAAAAGTTACTACAATACGATACCAACCTAGCAAATTTAAAACCAGAATCCTCCTTCATTGAACAATTTTGGTATGATTCATACTTAGAATACGACGCATCAGTGGTATTAAATGTTAATCCATTCTTTCAACTACAAGATGATCCAACAATAACTAAAGAGGAAATCTTAGAAAATGGTCCATATGGTTGTCACACTTTACAAATCAAAAGAACCTCCAAATTAGTCATCTCTATattaaaattcattaaacaAATTCGTCATAACACTTTAAAACCAGATCTTGTTCGTGGTGGGAAAAGTTTATCAATGGATCAATATGATAAATTGTTCGGTTCTTCAAGAATACCACCAGGTCCAGGTGAACAAACTTGTCATTTACAAACTGATACTACATCTCATCATGTAATCATCATGTACAAATCCCAATTCTATTGGTTCGATGTCTTGGATGTTAATAATGAACctatttttgaaacaagtgatgaattagaatGGAATCTTTATTCTATCATCATGGACGTTGAAAAGCATAAGCATCatgacgaagaagaaaatttgcTACCATTCGGCGTCTTCACTACGGAAAGTAGAAGAGTTTGGTCTAACATTAGAGATTATATTTTCCATGCAAATGATTCAacaaattggaaaaatttgaagattatTGATAGTGCTTTGTTTGTCATTTGTCTAGACGATGTTATATTTGGTGCAGaggataatgatgaattggCGAAATCAATGCTATGTGGTacttcaaaaattgaattggaCCAACAAAAATCAACTGTTCcattaaatattcaaagtGGGACTTGTTTGAACCGATGGTATGATAAACTACAATTGATTGTTACGAAAAATGGGAAAGCTGGCTTCAACTTCGAACATACAGGAATTGATGGTCACACTGTCTTAAGATTGGCTACAGATATTTATACCGATTCAATTTTAAGTTTTGCTCGTGAAATCACAAAAGATGTTCCTGATATTTTCGAAGCCCAAATGGGAtccaacaacaataaacaccatcatcataatcaaaaacaattcGGCGTTGAGACGAAAACGCCAAATAAGGCAAACCTAATTACAATTCCAAGAACATTAGAATggaaaattgataaattcttgttatcatcattacaCTTTGCTGAAACGAGAATATCTGACTTAATCTCACAATATGAGTTTGTTACAttagattttgaaaaattcgGTTCATTCCATATCAAATCCGTTTTCAAGTGTTCACCTGATGCATTTGTTCaacaaattttccaaattgcATATTACGCCCTATATGGTAAATTTGAGACCACTTATGAACCGGCCATGACCAAACTTTTCCAAAACGGTAGAACAGAAGCAATCAGATCTGTTACACCATTCTCGAAAAGATTCgtcaaatcattatttgataaaaatgCAACAGATGAGCAAAGGAAACAATTTTTACAAGAATCTTGCAAAGAACATTCCAAGATTACTAGGGAATGCTCCATGGGGTTAGGTCAAGATCGTCATTTGTACGCTTTGTATTGTGTTTGGAATGAATGGTATAAGGATACATTACCATTACCACCTATATTTAAAGATAGATCATGGACTTTACTAAATACAAATGTTTTAAGTACTTCGAATTGTGGTAATCCatgtttgaaaaatttcggGTTCGGCCCTGTGACAGCAAATGGGTTCGGTATTGGTTATGTTATTCGTGATAATTCCATTTCAATCGTTGTCTCATCAAGACATAGACAAACTAAGAGATTTGCCTCATTAATGGAAAAATCCTTCTTGGA